In the genome of Ptychodera flava strain L36383 chromosome 13, AS_Pfla_20210202, whole genome shotgun sequence, one region contains:
- the LOC139148222 gene encoding endosome-associated-trafficking regulator 1-like isoform X1 gives MEAEEGGSGRNADNPFSFDAFVKQKSSNPISSEKKPKKKKEKGRVDSDKFVDIFSDDIPAQNSSSGTPTRSTVDSGQTSDGSGSSSANASGQSKSEECNPFSFKNFLKQDTKPSSLTKQDDLKSSANIDGLPDIYDRLHDEQFPNVKAETKTKRVDIDSVILSTDSTLRGSSIDIAMNTTQDIFSQKSGRRKKVSELPDIFADLDEPDDLSSMSREEITAKVKKLKQENKSLKRDLLDAQNAATQESERVAAMLGEMKKVQQREAEDTQALENMVQQVEENLRLTTTRAVAAENMVTQLKQEVKALKGQMAVLSSEKQQLEAERANVSAITQTAQTAAEKLSVGATTAELAINQLLGGVGTLKLISETLSSIAVVTEEKDSANSQQSS, from the exons ATGGAGGCCGAAGAGGGCGGAAGTGGTCGCAATGCCGACAACCCGTTTTCCTTTGACGCTTTCGTGAAGCAGAAATCGTCTAATCCCATTAGCTCAGAAAAGAAAccaaagaagaagaaggaaaaGGGAAGAGTTGATTCTGATAAATTCGTCGACATATTCAGCGACGACATACCAGCTCAGAACTCCTCCAGTGGGACGCCGACGCGATCAACTGTTGACTCGGGTCAGACATCGGATGGATCGGGTTCAAGCAGTGCAAATGCATCag ggCAATCAAAATCTGAAGAATGCAATCCATTTTCCTTCAAAAACTTTTTAAAGCAAGACACAAAGCCTTCATCATTGACCAAG CAGGATGACCTGAAGAGTTCAGCTAACATCGATGGCCTGCCTGACATTTATGACAGACTTCATGATGAACAATTTCCCAATGTGAAGGCTGAGACAAAAACCAAAAGAGTAGACATTGATTCCGTAATACTGTCAACAGACTCAACACTCAGAGGTTCATCCATCGATATAGCCATGAACACCACTCAGGACATTTTTTCGCAAAAATCTGGGAGAAGGAAAAAAGTGAGCGAGCTTCCTGACATTTTTGCAGACCTTGACGAACCTGACGATCTCAGTTCAATGAGCAGAGAGGAGATCACCGCTAAGGTGAAAAAACTGAAACAGGAAAATAAGTCACTGAAGAGGGATCTGCTGGATGCACAGAATGCTGCCACACAGGAATCAGAAAG AGTTGCGGCCATGCTCGGAGAAATGAAAAAAGTCCAACAAAGAGAGGCTGAGGATACACAAGCCCTTGAAAATATGGTACAACAGGTGGAAGAGAATCTAAGGTTAACAACG ACAAGGGCTGTTGCTGCCGAAAACATGGTCACCCAACTCAAACAGGAAGTCAAAGCTTTAAAG GGTCAGATGGCCGTCCTCAGCTCAGAGAAACAGCAGTTAGAAGCTGAGCGTGCCAATGTGAGTGCCATTACTCAAACGGCTCAAACTGCTGCTGAAAAACTCTCTGTTGGTGCTACTACTGCTGAACTAGCAATCAA TCAGCTACTTGGCGGTGTTGGCACATTGAAACTCATCTCCGAGACTCTGTCAAGTATCGCCGTGGTTACAGAGGAGAAAGATTCTGCAAACTCTCAGCAATCAAGCTAG
- the LOC139148579 gene encoding uncharacterized protein, translating to MTQRSGNIPKVVLWTMPRAVATAFERSIRALGDIKVYHEVYGMAAYFGEERYFPHFLDRPVQPGCKFNDIKQMLENEDKGCRGIFLKDLAYRIADTGRYDALPEGFQHTFLIRPPMKSVPSFYKNFAKAYGPEKRPISSEVGFREMWELYQYIRDHKGQTPLVIDSDDLLSDPATIMKKYCEAVGFEFRESMLQWEPGLVDGWHWEEEWYGTVSSSSCFKRPIDVRSSDTEKDESSLPVFIRKAIQDAEPYHEKLYNLRLKP from the coding sequence ATGACCCAAAGGAGTGGTAATATTCCAAAGGTTGTACTATGGACTATGCCCCGAGCAGTAGCAACAGCGTTTGAGCGATCCATTCGAGCTCTTGGTGATATCAAGGTATATCATGAAGTTTACGGCATGGCAGCGTACTTTGGGGAAGAGCGGTACTTTCCTCACTTTTTGGACAGGCCAGTCCAGCCTGGTTGTAAGTTCAACGATATAAAACAGATGCTTGAGAACGAGGATAAAGGATGTCGAGGTATCTTTCTGAAAGACCTCGCCTACCGTATAGCAGACACCGGCAGATATGACGCCCTACCTGAAGGTTTCCAACATACCTTCCTCATACGCCCGCCAATGAAATCGGTCCCTTCCTTTTACAAGAACTTTGCAAAGGCCTATGGTCCCGAAAAGAGACCGATCTCAAGTGAAGTCGGTTTCCGTGAAATGTGGGAGTTGTATCAATACATCAGAGATCACAAAGGCCAAACACCCTTGGTCATTGATTCAGATGATTTGCTCAGTGACCCAGCTACCATAATGAAGAAATACTGCGAGGCTGTTGGATTTGAGTTCAGAGAAAGCATGTTACAATGGGAGCCTGGTCTTGTCGATGGCTGGCATTGGGAAGAAGAATGGTACGGAACAGTATCAAGCAGTTCCTGTTTTAAGAGACCGATTGATGTTAGGTCAAGCGATACCGAGAAAGATGAATCTTCTTTACCCGTTTTCATCCGAAAAgccattcaagatgctgagccctaccatgaaaagttatacAACTTAAGATTAAAACCCTGA
- the LOC139148222 gene encoding endosome-associated-trafficking regulator 1-like isoform X2 produces MEAEEGGSGRNADNPFSFDAFVKQKSSNPISSEKKPKKKKEKGRVDSDKFVDIFSDDIPAQNSSSGTPTRSTVDSGQTSDGSGSSSANASGQSKSEECNPFSFKNFLKQDTKPSSLTKDDLKSSANIDGLPDIYDRLHDEQFPNVKAETKTKRVDIDSVILSTDSTLRGSSIDIAMNTTQDIFSQKSGRRKKVSELPDIFADLDEPDDLSSMSREEITAKVKKLKQENKSLKRDLLDAQNAATQESERVAAMLGEMKKVQQREAEDTQALENMVQQVEENLRLTTTRAVAAENMVTQLKQEVKALKGQMAVLSSEKQQLEAERANVSAITQTAQTAAEKLSVGATTAELAINQLLGGVGTLKLISETLSSIAVVTEEKDSANSQQSS; encoded by the exons ATGGAGGCCGAAGAGGGCGGAAGTGGTCGCAATGCCGACAACCCGTTTTCCTTTGACGCTTTCGTGAAGCAGAAATCGTCTAATCCCATTAGCTCAGAAAAGAAAccaaagaagaagaaggaaaaGGGAAGAGTTGATTCTGATAAATTCGTCGACATATTCAGCGACGACATACCAGCTCAGAACTCCTCCAGTGGGACGCCGACGCGATCAACTGTTGACTCGGGTCAGACATCGGATGGATCGGGTTCAAGCAGTGCAAATGCATCag ggCAATCAAAATCTGAAGAATGCAATCCATTTTCCTTCAAAAACTTTTTAAAGCAAGACACAAAGCCTTCATCATTGACCAAG GATGACCTGAAGAGTTCAGCTAACATCGATGGCCTGCCTGACATTTATGACAGACTTCATGATGAACAATTTCCCAATGTGAAGGCTGAGACAAAAACCAAAAGAGTAGACATTGATTCCGTAATACTGTCAACAGACTCAACACTCAGAGGTTCATCCATCGATATAGCCATGAACACCACTCAGGACATTTTTTCGCAAAAATCTGGGAGAAGGAAAAAAGTGAGCGAGCTTCCTGACATTTTTGCAGACCTTGACGAACCTGACGATCTCAGTTCAATGAGCAGAGAGGAGATCACCGCTAAGGTGAAAAAACTGAAACAGGAAAATAAGTCACTGAAGAGGGATCTGCTGGATGCACAGAATGCTGCCACACAGGAATCAGAAAG AGTTGCGGCCATGCTCGGAGAAATGAAAAAAGTCCAACAAAGAGAGGCTGAGGATACACAAGCCCTTGAAAATATGGTACAACAGGTGGAAGAGAATCTAAGGTTAACAACG ACAAGGGCTGTTGCTGCCGAAAACATGGTCACCCAACTCAAACAGGAAGTCAAAGCTTTAAAG GGTCAGATGGCCGTCCTCAGCTCAGAGAAACAGCAGTTAGAAGCTGAGCGTGCCAATGTGAGTGCCATTACTCAAACGGCTCAAACTGCTGCTGAAAAACTCTCTGTTGGTGCTACTACTGCTGAACTAGCAATCAA TCAGCTACTTGGCGGTGTTGGCACATTGAAACTCATCTCCGAGACTCTGTCAAGTATCGCCGTGGTTACAGAGGAGAAAGATTCTGCAAACTCTCAGCAATCAAGCTAG
- the LOC139148578 gene encoding uncharacterized protein, whose protein sequence is MSENDHTFPRAILWTVQKGMSTVFERSIRALGDIKVYHGSYARAAYFGEERCFPHFMDRQVQPGLKFSDIKEILQGPAVGYRGVFMKDHAYRIGATGRYDALPEGFAHSFLIRQPIKSIISFYKTYIDAYGWDSPLLVSEISFRGMWDLYKYIRDVKGQTPLIIDADDLIADPAGIMKKYCEAVGFEFRESMLHWEPGPVDGWLWEDIWYRRVSTSKGFLKPSELESSRPDDKLSDLPEVIQEAVRDSQPCYEEMYKLRMLP, encoded by the coding sequence atgagtgaaaatGACCACACTTTTCCACGGGCTATCCTATGGACGGTACAAAAGGGTATGTCAACAGTATTTGAAAGATCCATACGGGCTCTAGGTGATATCAAAGTTTATCACGGAAGTTACGCCAGAGCTGCATATTTTGGAGAAGAAAGGTGCTTCCCACACTTTATGGATAGACAAGTTCAACCCGGTTTGAAGTTCAGTGACATAAAAGAGATCCTTCAGGGACCGGCGGTTGGATATCGGGGTGTCTTCATGAAAGACCACGCATATCGTATAGGGGCAACTGGAAGATACGATGCTTTACCCGAAGGATTTGCACATTCATTCCTCATACGCCAACCTATCAAATCtatcatttcattttacaagaCCTATATAGATGCTTATGGTTGGGACAGTCCACTCCTTGTATCTGAGATCAGCTTTCGCGGAATGTGGGACTTATACAAATACATCagagatgtcaaaggtcaaacaccaTTGATCATCGACGCTGATGATTTAATCGCCGATCCAGCTGGCATAATGAAGAAGTACTGTGAGGCTGTTGGATTTGAATTCAGAGAAAGCATGTTACACTGGGAGCCTGGTCCTGTCGATGGATGGCTATGGGAAGATATATGGTACCGAAGGGTGTCGACAAGCAAAGGTTTTTTGAAGCCATCTGAATTAGAATCAAGTCGGCCGGATGACAAGCTCTCTGACTTGCCTGAAGTGATTCAAGAAGCGGTACGAGATTCTCAACCCTGCTATGAGGAAATGTACAAGTTGAGAATGCTACCATGA